A region of Actinomycetota bacterium DNA encodes the following proteins:
- the map gene encoding type I methionyl aminopeptidase, which produces MREVPKSVVRPEYVGNKSPKPYTGSEVKDSETIEKMRIAGRIAAQALQIVGAAIVPGTTTDELDRIGHEFLCDQQAYPSTLGYRGFPKSMCTSLNEVICHGIPDSTIVQDGDIVNIDITAYIHGVHGDTNATFLAGTVDEESRLLVERTEESLRRAIAAVAPGRPVNVIGRVIESYAKRFGYGVVRDFTGHGIGTAFHSGLVIPHYDSAHYDTILEEGMTFTIEPMLTLGTYKWDMWEDGWTVVTKDRKRSAQFEHTLVVTGEGAEILTQV; this is translated from the coding sequence AATCGCCCAAACCTTACACGGGATCTGAGGTAAAGGATTCGGAGACCATCGAGAAGATGCGAATCGCCGGTCGAATTGCCGCGCAGGCTCTGCAAATTGTTGGCGCTGCGATTGTGCCAGGAACTACCACCGACGAGCTTGACCGCATCGGTCATGAATTTCTCTGCGATCAACAGGCTTACCCATCCACTTTGGGCTACCGCGGGTTTCCAAAATCCATGTGTACTAGTTTGAATGAAGTAATCTGTCACGGGATTCCAGATTCAACCATCGTCCAGGATGGCGATATCGTAAACATAGACATAACTGCATACATTCATGGCGTGCACGGTGACACCAATGCCACATTTTTGGCAGGTACGGTCGACGAAGAATCAAGACTGCTGGTGGAGCGAACAGAAGAGTCCTTGCGCAGAGCAATCGCTGCCGTTGCCCCTGGTCGACCAGTAAATGTGATTGGTCGAGTTATTGAGTCGTACGCAAAACGATTTGGCTACGGGGTTGTTCGTGATTTCACCGGCCACGGGATTGGCACTGCATTTCACAGTGGACTGGTCATCCCTCACTACGACAGTGCGCACTATGACACCATTTTGGAAGAAGGCATGACTTTCACTATCGAGCCCATGCTGACCCTGGGTACCTATAAATGGGACATGTGGGAAGATGGTTGGACAGTAGTTACCAAAGACCGCAAGCGCTCGGCCCAATTCGAACACACCCTTGTGGTAACCGGTGAGGGCGCAGAAATCCTGACACAGGTATGA